GAGGAGTCTGATCTGCTCCGGCGAAAAATCGGTGACCCCCACCGCCCGCAGCGCCGACCCCACCCACGTCACCGCGGGCAGCAGCAGCGGCACCGTCGGCCGACCCAGCCGCCGGGCGCACTGCGACAACAACAGCACCCCGTCACCCGCGATGTTGAAGGTCCCGCTGTTCAGCGTCCCGCGCTGGGGCTCCGCCGCCGCCAGCCGCAGCACCTCCAGCACGTCGTCCTCGTGGACGAACTGCAGCCGCGGGTCGTACCCCAGCACCGTCGGCATCACGGACATCGAGAAGTACTCGGCGAGCGAGGAGTCCGCGTACGGCCCCAGGATGTTCGCGAAACGCAGCACGCACACCGCCACGTCGGGCCGCCTGCGCGCGAAGCCCCGTACGTACGACTCGACCTCGACGGCGTCCTTGGCGAAGCCCGCCGCCGGCAGCGACTTGGGGTGCGTGGTCTCCGTGAAAACGGCCGGATCCCGCGAGGCGCCCCCGTACACGCTCGTACTGGACTTCACCACCAGCCGCCGTACCGTCGGCGACTTCTGGCAGGCCCCCAGCAGCTGCATCGTCCCGATGACGTTGGTCTCCTTGACGGCGCTCCCCGCGCCGCCCGGCCCCGCTCCGCTCCCGGTCACGGCGAGATGGACCACCGTGTCCACGGCGTGCTCGGCGAGCACCCGGGCGATGGACGACTGCCGGATGTCCGTACGGACGAACTCCGCCGAGCCCAGCCGGTGCGGCGGCGCGACCGCGTCGACCGCGATGACCCGCTCGACCTCGGGATCACGCTGGACCCGCCGCACGAAGCGGCCCCCCAGCTGCCGGGCAGCCCCGGTAACGAGCACGACCTTCCCCACGAGCTCAGCGCCTTCCTCGTCGTCCCCCGGCTACACCGCAGCCCCTCCACCAAAGAATGGTGGAGGGGCTGCGGAGAACACGTACAGCTGCCGTTTACTTCTTGTTACGGCGCTGGACGCGGGTGCGCTTGAGCAGCTTGCGGTGCTTCTTCTTAGCCATCCGCTTACGCCGCTTCTTGATAACAGAGCCCACGACTACCCTCGCTCACTTCTCGGAACATCCCCGCGTCAGCGGGGAACGGTGCGGGGCGTCTGGGCCCACACGACCTACGTCGGCCTAGCCTACCCGCCCGAGCTCTTAGCCTGTAATCCGAGGGGTTCGGAGAGTTCGCCGGAGCTTCAGTCTCAGGCCGACTCCACCCCCACATAGGACTCTCGGAGGTACTCGTGAACCGCGTTCTCGGGGACCCGGAAGGACCGGCCCACCCGGATAGCGGGCAGATGACCGTTGTGCACCAGGCGGTACACGGTCATCTTCGACACTCGCATCACCGAGGCGACCTCCGCCACGGTCAGGAACTGAACCTCACTGAGAGGCCTCTCGCCAGCAGCCATGACACACCTTGACCTTCCGCGCATGACGGGCACCGGCTTCCCCTCCGGTTACTCCTCGTCGTCGCACGCTCACTCCCCAGAGTAGGGGCGTGTGATACGAGTGGGGAAGAGGAGCTACGGCCACTCCTGTGCACCCGGCAGACTCGCCCGATCGAGTAGATACCGAATGAGCGGTCTGTAGTAGTCCGCGCGCACCGCGTCATCAAGCGGAACAGCCACCGCCACCCGCCCCTCCGCCTCGCCGACGAACAGCGCCGGGTCGTC
The Streptomyces sp. NBC_01296 DNA segment above includes these coding regions:
- a CDS encoding NAD-dependent epimerase/dehydratase family protein, whose protein sequence is MGKVVLVTGAARQLGGRFVRRVQRDPEVERVIAVDAVAPPHRLGSAEFVRTDIRQSSIARVLAEHAVDTVVHLAVTGSGAGPGGAGSAVKETNVIGTMQLLGACQKSPTVRRLVVKSSTSVYGGASRDPAVFTETTHPKSLPAAGFAKDAVEVESYVRGFARRRPDVAVCVLRFANILGPYADSSLAEYFSMSVMPTVLGYDPRLQFVHEDDVLEVLRLAAAEPQRGTLNSGTFNIAGDGVLLLSQCARRLGRPTVPLLLPAVTWVGSALRAVGVTDFSPEQIRLLTHGRVVETSQMREVLGFKPMYTTAETFADFARSRGNGLLPPERAGRAVDRVAGVLNVNVGVAGSEEGAQR
- a CDS encoding 30S ribosomal protein bS22 — protein: MGSVIKKRRKRMAKKKHRKLLKRTRVQRRNKK
- a CDS encoding helix-turn-helix domain-containing protein, which codes for MAAGERPLSEVQFLTVAEVASVMRVSKMTVYRLVHNGHLPAIRVGRSFRVPENAVHEYLRESYVGVESA